Proteins from a genomic interval of Cyprinus carpio isolate SPL01 chromosome A21, ASM1834038v1, whole genome shotgun sequence:
- the LOC109095650 gene encoding POU domain, class 4, transcription factor 3-like, which translates to MPGRRCQWKQHTRGASSQSAASPPCQVHSPARCATKMMGMNGKQHFSMHPALHPSSEGMRRVCLPAPQLQGNIFSGFDESLLARAEALVAADIVSHGKSHPFKTDVTYHTMSSVPCTSSSSTVPISHPSSNLPSHHHHHHLSHQTLEGDLLEHISSSLSVSGMGAPPDPSVMTTQAHQHHLQMGHLHQAMAMGHPHTLSVHNGMACVNDVESDPRELEAFAERFKQRRIKLGVTQADVGSALANLKIPGVGSLSQSTICRFESLTLSHNNMIALKPVLQAWLEEAEAAYREKNGKPELFNGNERKRKRTSIAAPEKRSLEAYFAIQPRPSSEKIAAIAEKLDLKKNVVRVWFCNQRQKQKRMKYAAVH; encoded by the exons ATGCCCGGGAGGCGCTGCCAATGGAAACAGCACACACGAGGAGCGTCGAGCCAGAGCGCCGCGTCGCCTCCATGTCAGGTCCACTCACCTGCAAGGTGCGCAACGAAGATGATGGGCATGAACGGCAAGCAGCACTTCTCCATGCACCCTGCGTTGCACCCGAGCTCCGAGGGCATGCGGCGGGTGTGCCTACCTGCCCCGCAG CTCCAGGGCAATATATTCAGCGGCTTTGATGAGAGTCTGCTGGCCCGCGCTGAAGCTCTGGTGGCGGCTGACATCGTGTCTCACGGCAAAAGTCACCCTTTCAAGACGGACGTCACCTACCATACCATGAGCAGCGTGCCCTGCACCTCCTCTTCGTCCACAGTGCCCATATCCCACCCTTCATCCAACCTGCCCTCgcaccatcaccaccaccacctcaGCCACCAGACCCTGGAGGGGGATCTGCTCGAGCACATTTCCTCGAGTTTATCGGTCAGCGGCATGGGTGCGCCGCCGGATCCGTCGGTGATGACCACTCAAGCCCACCAGCACCACCTGCAAATGGGTCACTTGCACCAAGCCATGGCCATGGGCCACCCGCACACCCTGTCGGTCCACAACGGGATGGCGTGCGTCAACGACGTGGAGTCCGATCCCAGAGAGCTGGAGGCGTTCGCGGAGAGGTTCAAGCAGCGGAGGATAAAGCTTGGCGTGACCCAGGCGGATGTGGGCTCTGCCCTGGCCAACCTGAAGATCCCGGGGGTCGGCTCGCTGAGCCAAAGCACCATCTGCAGGTTCGAGTCCCTAACCCTGTCCCACAACAACATGATCGCTCTCAAACCCGTCCTCCAAGCCTGGCTGGAGGAGGCTGAAGCGGCTTACCGGGAGAAAAACGGCAAACCAGAGCTTTTTAACGGGAATGAAAGGAAACGAAAGCGCACGTCCATCGCGGCTCCGGAGAAGCGGTCGCTCGAGGCGTATTTCGCCATCCAACCGCGACCGTCCTCGGAGAAAATCGCGGCTATCGCGGAGAAGTTGGATCTAAAGAAGAACGTGGTTCGGGTTTGGTTCTGTAATCAACGGCAAAAACAGAAAAGGATGAAATATGCAGCAGTGCACTAG